The Crocinitomicaceae bacterium genome includes a region encoding these proteins:
- a CDS encoding CBS domain-containing protein: MRAEELISDMIPPLKFSETGERALDWMNEFRVSHLPIVENGEYIGLVSENDIFDMPDPSKKLNEHFAVLPRPFIYNDRHVYELMKVIADHKITVVPVLNEKNEYLGCTDLLYLMSQITAINSINEPGGILVLEMNQHDYTLTQIARIVEENNAKILSSFITSSPQSANIEVTLKINTTDLDRIIQTFNRYDYHIKETYQKSGFHDDLKRRYDELMNFLNM, encoded by the coding sequence ATGCGCGCTGAAGAATTAATATCAGACATGATTCCACCTTTGAAATTCTCTGAAACCGGAGAACGTGCCCTTGACTGGATGAATGAATTCAGAGTGAGTCATCTTCCCATCGTTGAAAATGGTGAGTATATCGGTCTGGTATCTGAAAATGATATCTTCGATATGCCTGATCCTTCAAAAAAATTGAATGAACATTTTGCCGTACTGCCTCGACCTTTCATTTATAATGACAGACATGTTTATGAACTTATGAAGGTAATTGCTGATCATAAAATTACCGTGGTTCCTGTTCTCAATGAAAAAAATGAATACCTGGGATGTACTGATTTGTTATATCTCATGTCACAAATTACGGCCATCAATTCAATCAATGAACCGGGCGGAATACTTGTACTTGAGATGAATCAACATGACTATACACTCACTCAAATTGCACGAATTGTTGAAGAAAATAATGCAAAAATTCTTAGCTCTTTCATCACATCTTCACCACAATCTGCCAATATTGAAGTCACTTTGAAAATTAATACAACAGATCTTGACAGAATCATTCAAACATTTAACCGGTATGATTATCATATCAAGGAGACTTATCAAAAAAGCGGTTTTCATGATGATTTGAAAAGACGATATGACGAGTTAATGAATTTCTTAAATATGTAA
- a CDS encoding WG repeat-containing protein: MISKLICAFSTLLICFQISIAQEKFYTCINEKGERMFSIKVSTVYSYSDGMAQVSQSVLDGQKSFYRWGYLDDKGNLAIPCKYERATDFAFGVAWVMEPGTNVYHLINKKGERLSDQTWGQVGYFLEGFCSVFDAEGKMGFVNRKGELIVPCKYTGDAFNEGLACVMPYEGTTANYGFIDTTGAVVIPFQFNQAGTSSFQHGECRVQINGVTCLINKKGEVIFKPTLTKNCMGFSNGLSASYTNSSNRTGWGYYNRNNVWVIKPQFDNGTDFENGLAIVEKAGKYGVIDTLGNFIIPMEYASIFGSGNTGFFGCEKEENGDKIYFNIKGESFAKIPVKYVVDANGSPYFPYTSPDGLCGFLNADGTVYIEARYKQVSAFSEGKSWIKENVTDLPIATGFSEQNFAKEYQIGDKATCQKNKSGQYLPVTIEQVTEHYYLVKYSDGNTAWVVYNQLKR, translated from the coding sequence ATGATATCAAAATTAATCTGCGCATTCAGTACCCTGTTGATTTGTTTTCAAATTTCAATTGCACAAGAAAAATTTTACACCTGCATAAATGAAAAAGGAGAACGTATGTTCAGCATCAAAGTCAGCACTGTGTATAGTTATTCTGACGGCATGGCACAAGTCAGTCAATCTGTGCTGGATGGTCAAAAATCATTCTACCGCTGGGGTTATTTGGATGATAAAGGAAATCTTGCCATACCTTGCAAATATGAGCGTGCAACAGATTTTGCATTTGGAGTTGCCTGGGTAATGGAACCGGGCACCAATGTCTATCATCTCATCAATAAAAAAGGTGAGCGATTGTCTGATCAAACCTGGGGACAAGTTGGATATTTTTTAGAAGGATTTTGCAGCGTATTTGATGCAGAAGGTAAAATGGGATTTGTGAATAGAAAAGGTGAATTGATTGTTCCATGCAAATACACCGGAGATGCTTTCAATGAAGGCCTTGCCTGTGTGATGCCTTATGAAGGTACTACGGCAAATTACGGTTTCATTGATACTACGGGTGCAGTGGTTATTCCGTTTCAATTCAATCAAGCCGGAACCTCTTCATTTCAACATGGAGAATGTAGGGTGCAAATTAATGGCGTAACCTGTTTGATCAATAAAAAAGGTGAAGTGATTTTCAAACCAACGCTTACAAAAAATTGCATGGGTTTCAGCAACGGACTTAGTGCATCTTATACCAATTCAAGTAATAGAACCGGTTGGGGTTATTATAACCGGAATAATGTTTGGGTAATTAAACCGCAATTTGATAACGGCACTGATTTTGAGAATGGACTTGCCATAGTTGAAAAAGCAGGTAAATACGGTGTGATTGACACACTTGGAAATTTTATTATTCCCATGGAATACGCCAGCATTTTTGGTTCAGGTAATACCGGTTTTTTTGGTTGTGAAAAAGAAGAGAACGGAGACAAAATATATTTCAATATCAAGGGAGAAAGCTTTGCAAAAATTCCGGTAAAATATGTTGTTGATGCTAATGGGTCACCTTATTTTCCATATACCTCACCTGATGGATTATGCGGATTTTTAAATGCAGATGGCACAGTTTATATTGAGGCGCGATACAAACAGGTAAGTGCATTTTCAGAAGGCAAATCATGGATAAAAGAAAACGTCACAGACCTGCCAATTGCCACAGGATTTTCTGAACAAAATTTTGCCAAAGAATATCAGATTGGTGACAAAGCAACTTGTCAAAAAAATAAGTCAGGTCAATACCTGCCGGTAACCATTGAGCAGGTTACTGAACATTATTACCTGGTAAAATACAGCGATGGAAACACCGCTTGGGTGGTTTATAATCAGTTGAAGCGTTGA
- a CDS encoding DUF4465 domain-containing protein: MKKQFLFFSAALITFCTNAQLHADFENVTLAPESAWYGQDQVTDGDTILQDGIYSFQNNYNSAWGSFGGWAVSNVTDNTTTGWSNQYSAITGAGTDGSENYGLCYVNAWNGNRIYNTLTGAWAMEYMYVTNTTYAYYSMLNGDAYTKPFGADTNALGMIDGTNGEDWFLLTIFGIGEDSLRTGDSVNFYLADFRFANDADDYIVDEWTLVDLTSLGNVKGIEFELSSTDTTGGWGMNNPAYFAMDNLMVSLSVEENVSDFVRAYPNPVQTILNVDVPGGTIIQIFSSDGKLVSEQLIETTSAMIDFSNFNSGIYLLNAVTPTGEIFTQKILH, from the coding sequence ATGAAAAAACAATTTCTATTTTTTAGTGCAGCACTTATTACATTTTGCACAAACGCACAACTTCATGCTGATTTTGAAAACGTAACATTGGCACCAGAATCCGCATGGTATGGTCAAGATCAGGTAACCGATGGAGATACTATTTTGCAAGACGGTATCTATAGTTTTCAAAACAATTACAACAGTGCTTGGGGTAGTTTTGGTGGCTGGGCAGTTTCAAACGTCACTGACAATACTACAACCGGTTGGTCAAATCAATACAGTGCAATTACCGGTGCCGGCACAGATGGTTCTGAAAATTATGGTCTCTGTTATGTAAATGCATGGAATGGTAATCGCATTTATAATACACTCACCGGCGCCTGGGCTATGGAATACATGTATGTTACCAATACAACGTATGCATATTATTCAATGCTCAACGGAGATGCCTATACAAAACCTTTTGGTGCAGACACCAACGCGCTTGGAATGATTGATGGAACCAATGGCGAAGATTGGTTTCTGCTTACCATTTTTGGTATTGGTGAAGATTCTTTGAGAACAGGTGATTCTGTCAATTTTTATCTTGCTGATTTCCGCTTTGCAAATGATGCAGATGATTATATTGTTGATGAATGGACGCTGGTTGATCTCACTTCACTTGGCAACGTAAAAGGTATTGAGTTTGAATTGTCATCAACAGACACAACCGGTGGTTGGGGAATGAATAATCCCGCTTATTTTGCAATGGATAATTTGATGGTGAGTCTTTCTGTTGAAGAAAATGTATCTGACTTCGTGCGTGCTTATCCAAATCCGGTTCAAACAATATTGAATGTTGATGTTCCGGGCGGAACAATCATCCAAATTTTCAGCAGTGATGGTAAATTAGTTTCTGAACAACTTATTGAAACAACATCTGCCATGATTGATTTTTCAAATTTTAATAGCGGCATATATTTATTAAATGCTGTTACACCAACCGGTGAAATTTTTACGCAGAAAATTTTGCACTAA
- the folE gene encoding GTP cyclohydrolase I FolE has product MKTVMDSTFQQTDEQDERHFSASGDTPMRPDAFALPDDQKIKLIEEKFAEIMHTLGLDLTDDSLKGTPRRVAKMFVKEIFGGLDPKKAPTSSDFDNKYNYTEMLVEKDITVYSTCEHHFLPIVGKAHVAYFSNGHVIGLSKMNRIVDYYAKRPQVQERMTIQIVKHLQKYLGTEDVACVIDAKHLCVNSRGIRDIQSSTVTGEFGGKFKDPAVKQEFLDYLLMKLDNN; this is encoded by the coding sequence ATGAAAACGGTAATGGACAGCACCTTTCAACAGACAGACGAACAAGACGAACGACATTTTTCAGCAAGCGGTGATACACCAATGCGTCCTGATGCATTTGCCTTACCTGATGATCAGAAAATTAAACTCATTGAGGAAAAATTTGCTGAGATCATGCATACGCTTGGTCTTGACCTCACGGATGACAGCCTCAAAGGCACGCCGCGTAGGGTTGCAAAAATGTTTGTCAAAGAAATTTTTGGTGGCCTTGATCCAAAAAAAGCACCCACCTCATCTGATTTTGATAATAAGTATAACTACACTGAGATGTTGGTTGAAAAAGACATCACGGTCTATTCAACATGCGAGCATCATTTTTTACCTATTGTTGGCAAAGCCCATGTGGCCTATTTTTCCAATGGTCATGTGATTGGTCTTTCAAAAATGAACCGCATTGTAGATTATTATGCTAAACGTCCGCAGGTGCAAGAGCGCATGACCATTCAAATTGTAAAACATCTGCAAAAATATCTGGGAACTGAAGATGTGGCTTGTGTCATTGATGCAAAACACCTCTGCGTAAATTCACGCGGTATCCGTGATATTCAAAGCAGCACCGTAACAGGTGAGTTTGGAGGCAAATTCAAAGACCCAGCCGTTAAACAGGAGTTTCTGGATTATTTGTTGATGAAGTTGGATAATAATTAA
- the bioD gene encoding dethiobiotin synthase, translating into MKRYFVGGIGTDIGKTICAAILVEALHADYWKPVQAGSLEFTDTMCVRDLITNSSSKFHAEKYILNAPMSPHAAAKSDGIEIHLRDFILPDTKNNLIIEGAGGLLVPLNHQGDFVIDLAKKFGAEIILISKNYLGSINHTLLSIEAIQKRNIQVKGIIFNGEPNDETESIICKLSGLKKLGSVPLTEQISREFIFEQASKLRAALER; encoded by the coding sequence ATGAAAAGATATTTTGTCGGCGGAATAGGAACAGATATTGGCAAAACAATTTGTGCTGCTATATTGGTTGAAGCCTTGCATGCTGATTACTGGAAACCGGTTCAGGCGGGCAGTTTAGAGTTTACTGATACAATGTGCGTGCGTGATTTAATTACCAATTCAAGTTCAAAATTTCATGCTGAAAAATACATACTGAATGCTCCTATGTCACCGCATGCCGCAGCAAAATCAGATGGAATAGAAATTCATCTGCGTGATTTCATCTTGCCTGACACAAAAAATAATTTAATCATTGAGGGTGCCGGTGGATTACTCGTTCCGCTTAATCATCAGGGTGATTTTGTGATTGATTTGGCCAAAAAATTTGGAGCAGAAATTATTCTTATATCAAAAAATTATTTGGGCAGTATCAATCATACCTTGTTAAGTATTGAGGCAATTCAAAAGAGAAATATTCAGGTAAAGGGAATTATTTTTAACGGTGAACCAAATGATGAAACAGAATCAATTATCTGCAAACTTTCCGGATTAAAAAAATTAGGTTCTGTGCCATTGACTGAACAAATTTCTAGAGAATTTATTTTTGAACAGGCGAGTAAATTGAGAGCAGCCTTAGAACGCTGA
- a CDS encoding NAD kinase — protein MRVGIFGRNFNDSFVPNIQELFNTMKMFQWSIMVHEDFYGCIKDRINFDSVPAFFNQHKDIWGKIDLLISVGGDGTFLETVHLIRDSGIPVLGVNTGRLGFLASTHKDEIREVLQYIHEDKYRLQARSVLALETKENLFGDNNFALNELTVHKKDSSSMITIHAYFGDLYLNSYWADGLIIATPTGSTAYSLSCGGPIIVPGSRSYVITPIAPHNLNVRPIVVPDDRPIKLRVEGRGSEGFLCTLDSRSEIIDSSVELIIKKADFELNVVQTDKQNFLNTIRNKMMWGLDSRN, from the coding sequence ATGCGGGTTGGAATTTTTGGTCGTAACTTTAATGATTCTTTTGTGCCTAACATCCAGGAACTTTTCAATACCATGAAAATGTTTCAATGGTCTATTATGGTACATGAAGATTTTTATGGTTGCATTAAAGATCGAATCAACTTTGATTCTGTTCCTGCTTTTTTTAATCAACACAAAGATATCTGGGGTAAAATTGATTTGCTTATTTCAGTAGGTGGTGATGGAACTTTTTTAGAAACGGTGCATCTCATTCGTGACAGTGGCATTCCTGTGCTTGGAGTGAACACCGGCAGACTTGGCTTTCTTGCATCAACACACAAAGATGAAATCAGAGAAGTACTGCAATATATTCATGAAGATAAATATCGTTTACAGGCAAGATCAGTATTAGCATTGGAAACAAAAGAAAATCTTTTTGGCGACAACAATTTTGCCTTGAATGAATTGACTGTACACAAAAAAGATAGTTCATCTATGATTACCATTCACGCATATTTTGGTGATTTATATTTGAACTCATATTGGGCAGATGGATTGATTATAGCAACACCAACGGGCTCAACGGCATATTCGCTAAGTTGCGGTGGCCCTATTATTGTGCCGGGTTCTCGCAGTTATGTGATTACGCCAATTGCTCCACATAATTTAAATGTACGCCCCATTGTTGTACCGGATGATCGTCCAATTAAACTGCGTGTTGAAGGCCGAGGAAGCGAAGGCTTTTTATGCACCTTAGATTCACGTTCAGAAATCATTGATTCATCAGTTGAACTGATTATTAAAAAAGCAGATTTTGAATTGAATGTAGTTCAAACAGATAAACAAAATTTCCTCAACACAATCCGCAATAAAATGATGTGGGGACTTGACAGCCGCAATTAA
- a CDS encoding pyridoxine 5'-phosphate synthase — translation MAAKLSVNINKIATLRNARGGKIPDVLLAAKNCELFGADGITVHPRPDERHITTHDTYELAKMVQTEFNIEGYPDARFLKMIQEIRPAQATLVPDPPGVLTSNAGWDTIQHRDFLKDIIAQIKSYGVRTSIFIETNPSLIEKATETGVDRIELYTGPYAEMYTENPPAAIAPYIIASETANQCKLGINAGHDLSLENLKYFAKNIPTLLEVSIGHALISDAIYLGLENTIRMYKRELQG, via the coding sequence ATGGCAGCCAAACTAAGTGTGAATATTAACAAAATTGCAACCTTGCGCAACGCGCGCGGAGGCAAAATACCGGATGTATTACTTGCAGCAAAGAACTGTGAACTTTTTGGCGCAGACGGAATTACCGTGCATCCTCGTCCCGATGAAAGGCATATAACCACTCATGACACTTATGAACTGGCAAAGATGGTACAAACTGAATTTAATATTGAAGGATATCCGGATGCGCGTTTTTTAAAAATGATTCAAGAAATAAGACCCGCACAGGCAACGCTGGTTCCTGATCCGCCGGGTGTATTAACTTCTAACGCCGGATGGGACACCATACAACATCGTGATTTTTTAAAAGATATTATTGCGCAAATTAAATCATACGGCGTACGCACATCAATTTTTATTGAAACCAACCCATCACTCATTGAAAAAGCAACTGAAACCGGGGTTGACCGCATTGAGTTGTACACCGGACCGTATGCAGAAATGTATACAGAAAATCCACCTGCTGCTATAGCTCCGTATATCATTGCTTCAGAAACTGCTAATCAATGCAAACTTGGTATCAATGCAGGTCATGATCTCAGCCTTGAAAATTTGAAATACTTTGCAAAAAACATTCCTACGCTGCTTGAAGTTTCTATTGGTCATGCCTTGATTTCTGATGCGATATACCTTGGACTTGAGAATACCATTCGCATGTACAAACGAGAACTCCAAGGATGA
- a CDS encoding aminotransferase class I/II-fold pyridoxal phosphate-dependent enzyme, with product MKLPESIISKLRQRKEQDAYRELVIQGNKVDFFSNDYLGVARLPFEGNLQFGSTGSRLISGNTKFTERLETYLANFYGHESGLIFNSGYDANLGFFSCVPQKGDTVLYDELIHASIRDGIRLSLAKSFSFRHNDMTSLKEKIKHAEGSVYIAVESVYSMDGDQAPLDLLTEISQAYNAYLIVDEAHAGGVFGKGGSGLVTEKKLDQFVFCKLITFGKAYGSHGAILLGANDLRNYLINFSRPFIYTTALSLHAQERIEFVVNRVATMDQERNKLFENIQFFRSLINQYHLNCINSESAIQSLIIPGNKQARALAEKILNSGFAVKAILSPTVPAGHERIRICLHSYNSKEEISGLISVILQESNK from the coding sequence GTGAAATTACCTGAATCTATAATATCAAAACTAAGACAACGAAAAGAGCAGGATGCTTATCGTGAATTAGTGATTCAGGGAAACAAAGTTGATTTTTTTTCAAATGATTATTTGGGTGTTGCCAGGTTGCCGTTTGAAGGGAATTTGCAATTCGGCAGTACAGGTTCACGATTAATTTCAGGCAATACAAAATTTACCGAACGACTTGAAACGTATCTGGCTAATTTTTACGGACACGAAAGTGGATTGATTTTTAACTCAGGTTATGATGCTAACCTTGGTTTTTTTTCTTGCGTGCCGCAAAAAGGAGATACCGTTTTATATGATGAGTTGATTCATGCTTCAATTCGCGATGGCATAAGACTTAGTTTGGCAAAATCATTTTCATTCAGGCATAATGATATGACTAGTCTGAAAGAAAAAATAAAACATGCTGAAGGTTCTGTTTACATCGCAGTAGAATCTGTGTATTCTATGGATGGTGATCAGGCACCCTTGGATTTACTAACGGAAATTTCACAAGCATACAACGCCTATTTGATAGTAGATGAAGCTCATGCCGGTGGAGTTTTTGGAAAAGGTGGAAGCGGCTTGGTAACTGAAAAAAAATTGGATCAGTTTGTCTTTTGTAAACTCATCACTTTTGGTAAAGCATACGGCAGTCATGGTGCAATTTTATTAGGGGCGAATGATTTGAGAAATTATCTCATCAATTTTTCACGACCATTTATTTATACCACAGCATTGTCGTTGCATGCGCAAGAGCGAATTGAATTTGTTGTAAACCGGGTTGCAACAATGGATCAGGAACGGAACAAACTTTTTGAAAATATTCAATTTTTCAGATCACTTATCAATCAATATCATCTTAATTGTATCAATAGTGAATCAGCCATTCAAAGTTTGATTATACCGGGCAACAAACAAGCGCGCGCACTGGCAGAAAAAATTTTAAACTCAGGTTTTGCAGTGAAGGCAATATTGTCACCAACTGTACCTGCCGGGCATGAGCGAATCAGAATATGTTTACACAGTTATAATTCAAAAGAAGAAATAAGCGGATTAATTTCAGTCATCTTGCAGGAATCAAACAAGTAA
- the recG gene encoding ATP-dependent DNA helicase RecG produces MNDLLSTPIEYLKGVGPQRGAVLRKEAQIFTFGDLLNYFPFRYVDKTKFQKISDIGLVEGYVQLKGRITHIKEVTTGRLKRLEARFDDGSGSLDLVWFKGGKWIKPKLISLPELIVYGKPKQYGARINIAHPEMEILTNQSPPPSGLQAVYHSGEKLQSLGFTSKGFEHIMAQLLPQIQNQIEEFLPQQLVGELGLLSREQAYLQIHAPSNFELAKRAQFRMKFEELFLLQLELLIRKQITQKKIKGIRMQKVGDVFNDFFHKHLPYQLTGAQKKVIREIREDMASGIHMNRLLQGDVGSGKTLVALMVMLIAVDNGHQACIMAPTEILATQHYNTLCEFVKDMHVNIELLTGSTKQGQRKSIHARLKSGEINILVGTHALLEKVVEYKDLGVAIIDEQHRFGVAQRSKLWTKNTLPPHVLVMTATPIPRTLALTFYGDLDISVIDEMPPGRKPVHTSHRFESARLKVFKFMEEEIAKGRQIYVVYPLIQESEKMDYQNLMDGYDSIVRRFPLPNYRVSIVHGQLKPEVKDYEMQQFVKGITNIMVATTVIEVGVNVPNASVMIIESAEKFGLSQLHQLRGRVGRGADQSYCILMTGYKLGADAKARLETMCETNDGFKIAETDLRLRGPGDIMGTQQSGLLNLKLSDLSRDAQIVSLAREKARQLLDEDPTFEKIEHRFIVRELKKILKEKPNWSRIS; encoded by the coding sequence ATGAATGATTTGCTCAGCACCCCAATTGAATATCTGAAAGGCGTAGGTCCTCAGCGTGGTGCTGTATTGCGCAAAGAAGCTCAGATATTTACCTTTGGTGATTTGCTCAACTATTTTCCTTTTCGCTATGTTGACAAAACTAAATTCCAGAAAATTTCAGATATCGGATTGGTTGAAGGATATGTTCAACTCAAAGGGCGCATCACCCATATCAAAGAGGTAACCACCGGACGCCTAAAAAGGCTTGAGGCAAGGTTTGATGATGGCTCAGGTTCTCTTGACCTAGTATGGTTTAAAGGTGGTAAATGGATCAAACCGAAATTAATCAGCTTACCTGAATTAATTGTTTACGGTAAACCAAAACAATATGGCGCACGCATCAACATTGCACACCCTGAGATGGAAATTCTTACGAATCAATCACCGCCACCATCAGGTTTGCAGGCTGTTTACCACTCGGGTGAAAAATTACAGTCACTTGGATTTACCTCAAAGGGATTTGAACATATCATGGCGCAACTACTGCCTCAAATTCAAAATCAGATAGAAGAATTTCTGCCACAACAATTGGTAGGTGAACTGGGCTTGTTAAGTCGTGAACAAGCCTACTTGCAAATCCATGCGCCTTCAAATTTTGAACTTGCAAAACGTGCGCAGTTCAGAATGAAGTTTGAAGAATTATTTCTGCTTCAACTTGAATTATTAATTAGAAAACAAATTACACAGAAAAAAATAAAAGGCATACGCATGCAAAAAGTAGGTGATGTTTTTAATGATTTTTTTCATAAGCATCTCCCCTATCAACTTACGGGTGCACAAAAAAAAGTGATTCGCGAAATACGTGAAGACATGGCAAGCGGCATCCACATGAACCGACTATTGCAAGGGGATGTAGGTAGCGGTAAAACATTGGTGGCATTAATGGTTATGTTGATAGCAGTAGACAACGGGCACCAGGCGTGCATCATGGCTCCTACTGAAATTTTGGCTACTCAACATTACAATACCTTGTGTGAATTTGTGAAAGACATGCACGTGAATATTGAACTGCTGACCGGTTCAACCAAACAAGGGCAACGCAAAAGCATTCACGCAAGATTAAAAAGTGGTGAAATTAATATTCTGGTTGGTACGCATGCCTTACTTGAAAAAGTAGTTGAATACAAAGATTTGGGTGTTGCTATTATTGATGAACAACATCGGTTTGGTGTAGCGCAACGTTCAAAATTGTGGACAAAAAACACCTTACCTCCGCATGTATTGGTAATGACTGCAACGCCTATTCCACGTACACTTGCACTTACGTTTTATGGTGATTTGGATATTTCTGTCATTGATGAAATGCCACCCGGAAGAAAACCTGTACACACGTCACACCGCTTTGAATCAGCACGCCTAAAGGTGTTTAAATTCATGGAGGAAGAAATTGCAAAAGGCCGTCAGATTTATGTAGTCTATCCACTCATTCAAGAATCAGAAAAAATGGATTACCAAAACCTGATGGATGGATATGACTCCATTGTTCGCAGGTTTCCTTTGCCAAATTATCGGGTAAGCATTGTACACGGACAACTCAAACCCGAAGTGAAGGATTATGAGATGCAACAATTTGTGAAAGGAATTACCAATATCATGGTTGCAACTACGGTGATAGAAGTTGGCGTAAATGTTCCTAACGCAAGCGTGATGATCATTGAAAGTGCTGAAAAATTTGGACTGTCACAGCTGCATCAATTGCGCGGCAGAGTTGGACGCGGCGCTGATCAATCTTATTGCATTTTAATGACCGGTTATAAATTAGGGGCAGATGCAAAAGCTCGTCTTGAAACCATGTGTGAAACAAACGATGGTTTTAAAATTGCTGAAACTGATTTGCGCCTGCGCGGTCCCGGTGATATCATGGGAACTCAGCAAAGTGGTTTGCTCAATTTGAAATTATCTGATCTTTCACGTGATGCACAAATAGTTTCACTTGCCAGAGAAAAAGCACGACAGCTGCTTGATGAGGATCCGACATTTGAAAAAATTGAACATCGTTTCATTGTGAGAGAATTGAAAAAAATTCTCAAAGAAAAACCTAATTGGTCAAGGATTAGTTAG
- a CDS encoding RNA methyltransferase, whose translation MKHKKLKLQELGRISIDDFQKAEKTPLFLVLDNIRSHNNVGSVFRTADAFRIEKIFLCGISPQPPHRDIHKTALGATESVAWAYAIDTLELVIALRSSGVICYAVEQAEHAMMLQNFYPDKSKRYAFIFGNEVDGVSQPVIDACDGVIEIPQEGTKHSINISVCTGIVCWDFFIKMKN comes from the coding sequence ATGAAACATAAAAAACTAAAACTTCAAGAGCTGGGACGAATCAGTATTGACGATTTTCAGAAAGCTGAAAAAACTCCACTGTTTTTAGTATTGGACAATATCAGATCTCACAACAACGTGGGTTCAGTTTTCAGAACGGCAGACGCATTCAGAATTGAAAAGATTTTTCTTTGCGGTATCAGTCCGCAGCCACCGCACCGTGACATTCATAAAACGGCACTTGGTGCAACTGAAAGCGTGGCTTGGGCTTACGCCATTGATACACTTGAATTGGTCATTGCCTTGCGCAGTTCAGGCGTGATTTGTTACGCCGTGGAACAAGCTGAGCATGCTATGATGTTGCAAAATTTTTATCCGGACAAAAGTAAACGATATGCTTTTATTTTTGGCAATGAAGTGGATGGGGTGAGTCAACCAGTAATAGATGCTTGTGATGGAGTTATTGAAATTCCGCAAGAAGGAACAAAACACAGCATCAATATTTCAGTTTGCACCGGCATTGTTTGTTGGGATTTTTTTATTAAAATGAAGAACTAA
- a CDS encoding 3-oxoacyl-ACP synthase, giving the protein MAKKKANIKEALHKACLVYAEKRIETASVAYKMAQESANEETKNTSGEDDNSKAMLQIEAEQQAKHVAEARKLKEEMLRIDPAVSNNQVSPGSLVTTDLGIYYIGISAGKIDLEKKSYFAISMSAPIAQALKGKKIGEKVSFNGKVIQVLDVE; this is encoded by the coding sequence GTGGCAAAAAAGAAAGCAAATATCAAAGAAGCCCTTCACAAAGCTTGTCTTGTGTATGCTGAAAAGCGCATTGAAACCGCCTCGGTAGCTTATAAAATGGCACAGGAATCTGCAAATGAAGAAACCAAAAACACTTCAGGTGAAGATGACAATAGCAAAGCAATGTTGCAAATTGAAGCAGAGCAACAGGCCAAACATGTGGCAGAAGCACGCAAACTCAAAGAAGAAATGTTGAGAATTGATCCGGCTGTTAGCAATAATCAAGTGTCACCGGGTAGTTTGGTTACTACTGATTTGGGTATCTATTATATCGGAATTTCTGCCGGTAAAATTGATCTGGAGAAAAAAAGTTATTTCGCCATTTCAATGTCTGCTCCAATTGCACAAGCGCTGAAAGGAAAAAAAATCGGTGAAAAAGTTTCATTCAACGGAAAAGTGATTCAGGTGCTGGATGTTGAATAA